Proteins from a genomic interval of Papaver somniferum cultivar HN1 chromosome 4, ASM357369v1, whole genome shotgun sequence:
- the LOC113273213 gene encoding uncharacterized protein LOC113273213 has product MAATGVNGNQGFFPFAYILVPGEDIEGWEWFMENLQHCVDSRPITFITNRHEGLKKSIPRCGWVSKYIINIDPKHWENAFFVGCRYGTHSSTIADSFNNWILSERDLPPAALVDEIRIKIMRMSAERRELGRNYSDSLTPIYKALLKSHVDIGRPWSVTESGNGIYEVHSPISHVVDLMHMKCTFQRWKVFCFPCAHAIAAITMSGIEMLRFVQPYFGSNNFRHTYAPTIRPIPNYERPEAYEPEERVLPGIPRPPPRRPPKKRIHGAYEKEMRPMKCSNCKNIGNHNKAICRVLMME; this is encoded by the exons ATGGCTGCCACTGGTGTGAATGGAAACCAAG GATTTTTTCCTTTTGCGTATATTTTAGTTCCTGGAGAAGACATTGAAGGGTGGGAGTGGTTTATGGAGAACTTGCAGCATTGTGTCGACTCTCGTCCTATCACCTTTATCACTAATCGTCATGAAGGGCTGAAGAAAAGTATCCCAA GATGTGGTTGGGTTTCCAAGTACATCATAAATATCGATCCCAAGCATTGGGAAAATGCTTTCTTCGTAGGATGTAGGTATGGGACACACTCGTCAACTATTGCAGATTCTTTTAATAACTGGATTCTTTCTGAAAGGGATCTGCCTCCAGCTGCTCTTGTTGATGAGATTAGGATAAAGATTATGAGGATGAGTGCAGAAAGGCGTGAGCTCGGTAGAAATTATAGTGATAGTTTGACTCCCATCTATAAAGCTCTACTCAAGTCACATGTCGATATAGGGCGTCCATGGAGTGTTACGGAGTCAGGTAATGGTATATATGAGGTTCACTCTCCTATCTCTCATGTTGTTGATCTGATGCATATGAAGTGCACTTTCCAGAGATGGAAAGTGTTTTGTTTCCCCTGTGCTCACGCCATTGCTGCTATTACTATGAGTGGTATTGAGATGTTGAGGTTTGTTCAGCCTTACTTTGGTTCGAATAATTTTCGCCACACGTATGCTCCTACAATTCGACCCATTCCCAATTACGAAAGGCCAGAAGCGTATGAACCTGAAGAGAGAGTCCTACCTGGTATTCCAAGGCCACCTCCAAGAAGACCACCAAAGAAGCGCATCCATGGTGCTTATGAGAAGGAGATGAGGCCTATGAAGTGCTCAAATTGCAAGAATATTGGGAACCACAACAAAGCTATCTGTCGTGTATTAATGATGGAGTAG
- the LOC113274326 gene encoding putative germin-like protein 2-1, with protein MANHGNIRILCLLVLSCSIALAFEPSPLQDFCIADKSSSAVVNGMVCKDPKLAEAGDFFFTGLHVPGNTSNTQGSKVTPINVAQIPGLNTLGISLVRIDYAPWGMNPPHTHPRATEILTVLEGTLEVGFITSNPDNILMKKVLQKGVVFVFPIGLIHYQHNIGYVNAVAIAALSSQNPGAITIANAVFGSNPAISSEVLTKAFQLDKNTVALIQAKF; from the exons ATGGCAAACCACGGCAATATTCGTATACTGTGTCTCTTGGTTCTTTCATGCTCCATTGCATTGGCTTTTGAACCGAGCCCTTTACAGGATTTCTGCATAGCTGATAAATCCTCATCAG CAGTTGTGAACGGTATGGTTTGTAAAGACCCAAAGCTTGCTGAAGCCGGTGATTTCTTCTTCACCGGACTCCATGTACCAGGAAATACGTCAAACACTCAAGGATCCAAGGTTACTCCAATCAATGTAGCTCAGATTCCTGGACTAAACACTTTAGGAATCTCCTTAGTACGTATTGACTACGCTCCATGGGGCATGAACCCTCCACATACTCATCCAAGAGCTACTGAGATATTGACAGTCTTAGAAGGCACTCTtgaagttggctttatcacaTCCAATCCTGACAACATTCTAATGAAAAAGGTCCTTCAAAAGGGAGTCGTGTTTGTATTCCCTATAGGGCTCATTCACTATCAACACAATATCGGATACGTCAATGCAGTTGCAATTGCAGCCTTGAGCAGCCAAAACCCTGGTGCCATAACTATAGCCAATGCTGTTTTTGGATCAAATCCGGCCATTAGCAGCGAAGTGCTTACAAAGGCATTCCAATTGGACAAGAACACTGTTGCTCTCATCCAAGCAAAATTCTGA